The proteins below come from a single Lepeophtheirus salmonis chromosome 4, UVic_Lsal_1.4, whole genome shotgun sequence genomic window:
- the LOC121115759 gene encoding mitochondrial fission process protein 1, producing MTDKEVDIYRDTPVRLLGYANEVGEAFRALVHVRWVRFSYGISSAYVLADTFDKSIKMNSSLKSSDPEKMKKVAVAAGDTLIWQALASVIVPGFTINRICAFSLMGLEKTLPKIPLSTRKWITTFIGLATIPFIVHPIDTIVHYAMDITTRKYIGGASSSDKDCTD from the exons ATGACGGATAAAGAAGTGGATATATATCGTGACACTCCCGTACGTCTGTTGGGATATGCAAATGAGGTAGGAGAAGCCTTTCGTGCCTTAGTTCATGTGCGATGGGTTCGATTTTCCTACGGAATTTCTTCTGCCTATGTATTAGCAGACACATTTGATAAATCCATCAAAATGAATTCATCTCTCAAATCCAGCGATCCtgaaaagatgaaaaaagtGGCAGTAGCTGCAGGGGATACCCTGATTTGGCAG GCATTAGCGTCTGTCATTGTTCCAGGATTTACGATTAATCGTATCTGCGCGTTCTCTCTCATGGGGCTGGAAAAAACACTACCGAAGATCCCACTCTCTACTCGTAAATGGATAACTACTTTTATAGGCCTTGCAACTATTCCATTCATTGTTCATCCCATTGATACTATAGTTCACTATGCCATGGATATTACAACACG gaaATATATTGGAGGAGCCAGCTCATCGGATAAAGACTGTACcgattaa
- the Tpi gene encoding triosephosphate isomerase — protein sequence MGGGRKFFVGGNWKMNGDKKSIDGIVDFLSKGDLDPNCEVVVGASPCYLDYSRSKLPANIGVAAQNCYKVAKGAFTGEISPQMIKDVGCEWAILGHSERRNVFGESDELIGEKVAFALESGLKIIPCIGEKLDERESGKTEEVCFKQLKAISDKVSDWDRVVLAYEPVWAIGTGKTATPAQAQETHLALRKWLKENVSEEVSQKVRILYGGSVSAGNCKELGTQPDIDGFLVGGASLKPDFVQIINATK from the exons atggGTGGAGGAAGAAAATTTTTCGTTGGTGGAAACTGGAAAATGAATGGAGACAAGAAATCTATTGATGGAATCGTAGATTTTTTGAGCAAGGGGGATTTGGACCCAAATTGTG AGGTTGTTGTTGGAGCCTCACCCTGCTATTTGGACTATTCCCGTTCTAAACTTCCTGCCAATATCGGAGTGGCTGCACAAAATTGTTATAAGGTGGCCAAAGGAGCATTTACCGGAGAAATCAGTCCTCAAATGATTAAAGATGTTGGTTGTGAATGGGCGATTCTTGGTCATTCAGAGCGTAGAAATGTCTTTGGGGAATCTGATGAGCTCATTGGCGAAAAGGTTGCTTTTGCACTTGAGTCTGGTCTCAAAATTATTCCATGCATTGGAGAAAAATTAGACGAACGTGAATCTGGGAAGACTGAGGAGGTCTGCTTTAAGCAACTTAAAGCCATTTCTGACAAAGTATCTGATTGGGATCGTGTCGTCTTAGCTTATGAACCAGTTTGGGCCATTGGAACTGGCAAAACAGCTACACCTGCTCAGGCTCAAGAAACACATCTTGCTCTTCGTAAATGGCTAAAGGAGAACGTTTCTG AGGAAGTTTCACAAAAAGTGCGAATCCTCTATGGAGGTTCCGTGAGTGCTGGTAATTGTAAGGAACTTGGCACTCAGCCTGATATTGACGGCTTCCTTGTTGGAGGAGCCTCTCTCAAACCTGACTTTGTTCAAATCATCAACGCTACTAAGTAA